The Lynx canadensis isolate LIC74 chromosome D1, mLynCan4.pri.v2, whole genome shotgun sequence genome has a segment encoding these proteins:
- the KLC2 gene encoding kinesin light chain 2 isoform X1: MEAAGPAHGCRPGEAGREPEPEAGARREREAQARHPPARLLAFTGGTAMATMVLPREEKLSQDEIVLGTKAVIQGLETLRGEHRALLAPLVAHEAGEAEPGSQERCVLLRRSLEAIELGLGEAQVILALSSHLGAVESEKQKLRAQVRRLVQENQWLREELAGTQQKLQRSEQAVAQLEEEKQHLLFMSQIRKLDEDTSPSEEKGDVPKDSLDDLFPNEEEQSPAPSPGGGDVAAQHGGYEIPARLRTLHNLVIQYASQGRYEVAVPLCKQALEDLEKTSGHDHPDVATMLNILALVYRDQNKYKEAAHLLNDALAIREKTLGKDHPAVAATLNNLAVLYGKRGKYKEAEPLCKRALEIREKVLGKFHPDVAKQLSNLALLCQNQGKAEEVEYYYRRALEIYATRLGPDDPNVAKTKNNLASCYLKQGKYQDAETLYKEILTRAHEKEFGSVNGDNKPIWMHAEEREESKDKRRDSTPYGEYGSWYKACKVDSPTVNTTLRSLGALYRRQGKLEAAHTLEDCASRSRKQGLDPASQTRVVELLRDSSGGRGDRRGSRDVTGGAGARPESELEEAGPAAEWSGDGSGSLRRSGSFGKLRDALRRSSEMLVKKLQGGGPQEPPNPRMKRASSLNFLNKSVEEPVQPGGTGFSDSRTLSSSSMDLSRRSSLVG, translated from the exons ATGGAGGCGGCGGGACCGGCTCACGGCTGCCGTCCGGGTGAAGCGGGGCGGGAGCCGGAACCTGAGGCCGGAGCCCGGCGGGAGCGGGAGGCGCAG GCCCGGCACCCGCCTGCCCGCCTCCTCGCCTTCACAGGCGGCACAGCCATGGCTACGATGGTGCTTCCGCGGGAGGAGAAGCTGAGCCAGGATGAGATCGTGCTGGGCACCAAGGCCGTCATCCAAGGCCTGGAGACCCTGCGCGGGGAGCATCGTGCCCTTCTCGCTCCCTTGGTAGCACATGAAGCTGGCGAGGCAGAGCCCGGCTCACAGGAGCGCTGTGTTCTCCTGCGTCGCTCCCTAGAAGCCATCGAGCTGGGTCTGGGGGAGGCCCAG GTGATCCTGGCGCTGTCGAGCCACCTGGGGGCCGTGGAGTCGGAAAAGCAGAAGCTGCGGGCTCAGGTGCGGCGCCTGGTGCAGGAGAACCAGTGGCTGCGCGAGGAGCTGGCGGGAACACAGCAGAAGCTGCAGCGCAGCGAGCAGGCTGTGGcccagctggaggaggagaagcagcattTGCTGTTCATGAGCCAGATCCGCAAGCTGGATGAGGACACATCCCCCAGT gaggagaagggggacgTCCCCAAAGACTCTCTGGATGACCTGTTCCCCAACGAGGAGGAGCAGAGCCCAG cccccagccctggaggAGGGGATGTGGCCGCCCAGCACGGGGGCTATGAAATCCCAGCACGGCTCCGCACCCTGCACAACCTGGTGATTCAGTACGCCTCACAGGGCCGCTACGAGGTGGCCGTGCCACTCTGCAAGCAGGCGCTCGAGGACCTGGAGAAGACATCGGGCCACGACCACCCTGATGTTGCCACCATGCTGAACATCCTGGCTTTGGTCTATCG GGACCAGAACAAGTACAAAGAGGCTGCCCACCTGCTCAACGATGCCCTGGCCATCCGTGAAAAGACACTGGGCAAGGACCACCCGGCT GTGGCTGCAACGTTAAACAACCTAGCAGTTCTGTATGGCAAGCGGGGCAAGTACAAAGAGGCCGAGCCACTGTGCAAACGGGCATTAGAAATCCGGGAGAAG GTCCTGGGCAAGTTTCATCCAGATGTGGCCAAGCAGCTGAGCAACCTGGCCCTGCTGTGCCAGAACCAGGGCAAAGCTGAAGAGGTGGAATACTACTACCGGCGGGCGCTGGAGATCTATGCCACACGCCTCGGGCCTGATGACCCCAACGTGGCCAAAACCAAGAATAACCTG GCCTCCTGCTACCTGAAACAGGGCAAGTACCAGGACGCAGAGACCCTGTACAAGGAGATCCTCACCCGGGCTCATGAGAAGGAGTTCGGCTCTGTCAATG GGGACAACAAGCCCATCTGGATGCACGCAGAAGAACGGGAAGAGAGCAAG GACAAGCGCCGGGACAGCACCCCCTACGGGGAATATGGCAGCTGGTACAAGGCCTGTAAAGTAGACAG CCCCACGGTCAACACTACCCTGCGCAGCTTGGGGGCCCTGTACCGGCGCCAGGGCAAGCTAGAAGCTGCACACACACTGGAGGACTGCGCCAGCCGAAGCCGCAAGCAG ggcctggaccctgcAAGCCAGACCAGGGTGGTGGAACTGCTGAGAGATAGCAGCGGTGGACGGGGAGACCGCCGTGGCAGCCGGGACGTGACCGGGGGTGCCGGGGCTCGGCCTGAGTCTGAACTCGAGGAGGCAGGGCCTGCAGCCGAATGGAGCGGG GATGGCAGTGGCTCCTTGCGGCGCAGTGGCTCCTTTGGGAAGCTCCGAGATGCCCTGAGGCGGAGCAGTGAGATGCTGGTGAAGAAGCTGCAGGGTGGTGGCCCGCAGGAGCCTCCTAATCCCAG GATGAAGCGGGCTAGCTCTCTCAACTTCCTCAACAAGAGTGTGGAAGAGCCTGTCCAG CCTGGAGGCACAGGTTTCTCTGACAGCCGCACCCTCAGCTCCAGCTCCATGGACCTCTCCCGACGAAGCTCCCTCGTGGGCTAA
- the KLC2 gene encoding kinesin light chain 2 isoform X2, translating into MATMVLPREEKLSQDEIVLGTKAVIQGLETLRGEHRALLAPLVAHEAGEAEPGSQERCVLLRRSLEAIELGLGEAQVILALSSHLGAVESEKQKLRAQVRRLVQENQWLREELAGTQQKLQRSEQAVAQLEEEKQHLLFMSQIRKLDEDTSPSEEKGDVPKDSLDDLFPNEEEQSPAPSPGGGDVAAQHGGYEIPARLRTLHNLVIQYASQGRYEVAVPLCKQALEDLEKTSGHDHPDVATMLNILALVYRDQNKYKEAAHLLNDALAIREKTLGKDHPAVAATLNNLAVLYGKRGKYKEAEPLCKRALEIREKVLGKFHPDVAKQLSNLALLCQNQGKAEEVEYYYRRALEIYATRLGPDDPNVAKTKNNLASCYLKQGKYQDAETLYKEILTRAHEKEFGSVNGDNKPIWMHAEEREESKDKRRDSTPYGEYGSWYKACKVDSPTVNTTLRSLGALYRRQGKLEAAHTLEDCASRSRKQGLDPASQTRVVELLRDSSGGRGDRRGSRDVTGGAGARPESELEEAGPAAEWSGDGSGSLRRSGSFGKLRDALRRSSEMLVKKLQGGGPQEPPNPRMKRASSLNFLNKSVEEPVQPGGTGFSDSRTLSSSSMDLSRRSSLVG; encoded by the exons ATGGCTACGATGGTGCTTCCGCGGGAGGAGAAGCTGAGCCAGGATGAGATCGTGCTGGGCACCAAGGCCGTCATCCAAGGCCTGGAGACCCTGCGCGGGGAGCATCGTGCCCTTCTCGCTCCCTTGGTAGCACATGAAGCTGGCGAGGCAGAGCCCGGCTCACAGGAGCGCTGTGTTCTCCTGCGTCGCTCCCTAGAAGCCATCGAGCTGGGTCTGGGGGAGGCCCAG GTGATCCTGGCGCTGTCGAGCCACCTGGGGGCCGTGGAGTCGGAAAAGCAGAAGCTGCGGGCTCAGGTGCGGCGCCTGGTGCAGGAGAACCAGTGGCTGCGCGAGGAGCTGGCGGGAACACAGCAGAAGCTGCAGCGCAGCGAGCAGGCTGTGGcccagctggaggaggagaagcagcattTGCTGTTCATGAGCCAGATCCGCAAGCTGGATGAGGACACATCCCCCAGT gaggagaagggggacgTCCCCAAAGACTCTCTGGATGACCTGTTCCCCAACGAGGAGGAGCAGAGCCCAG cccccagccctggaggAGGGGATGTGGCCGCCCAGCACGGGGGCTATGAAATCCCAGCACGGCTCCGCACCCTGCACAACCTGGTGATTCAGTACGCCTCACAGGGCCGCTACGAGGTGGCCGTGCCACTCTGCAAGCAGGCGCTCGAGGACCTGGAGAAGACATCGGGCCACGACCACCCTGATGTTGCCACCATGCTGAACATCCTGGCTTTGGTCTATCG GGACCAGAACAAGTACAAAGAGGCTGCCCACCTGCTCAACGATGCCCTGGCCATCCGTGAAAAGACACTGGGCAAGGACCACCCGGCT GTGGCTGCAACGTTAAACAACCTAGCAGTTCTGTATGGCAAGCGGGGCAAGTACAAAGAGGCCGAGCCACTGTGCAAACGGGCATTAGAAATCCGGGAGAAG GTCCTGGGCAAGTTTCATCCAGATGTGGCCAAGCAGCTGAGCAACCTGGCCCTGCTGTGCCAGAACCAGGGCAAAGCTGAAGAGGTGGAATACTACTACCGGCGGGCGCTGGAGATCTATGCCACACGCCTCGGGCCTGATGACCCCAACGTGGCCAAAACCAAGAATAACCTG GCCTCCTGCTACCTGAAACAGGGCAAGTACCAGGACGCAGAGACCCTGTACAAGGAGATCCTCACCCGGGCTCATGAGAAGGAGTTCGGCTCTGTCAATG GGGACAACAAGCCCATCTGGATGCACGCAGAAGAACGGGAAGAGAGCAAG GACAAGCGCCGGGACAGCACCCCCTACGGGGAATATGGCAGCTGGTACAAGGCCTGTAAAGTAGACAG CCCCACGGTCAACACTACCCTGCGCAGCTTGGGGGCCCTGTACCGGCGCCAGGGCAAGCTAGAAGCTGCACACACACTGGAGGACTGCGCCAGCCGAAGCCGCAAGCAG ggcctggaccctgcAAGCCAGACCAGGGTGGTGGAACTGCTGAGAGATAGCAGCGGTGGACGGGGAGACCGCCGTGGCAGCCGGGACGTGACCGGGGGTGCCGGGGCTCGGCCTGAGTCTGAACTCGAGGAGGCAGGGCCTGCAGCCGAATGGAGCGGG GATGGCAGTGGCTCCTTGCGGCGCAGTGGCTCCTTTGGGAAGCTCCGAGATGCCCTGAGGCGGAGCAGTGAGATGCTGGTGAAGAAGCTGCAGGGTGGTGGCCCGCAGGAGCCTCCTAATCCCAG GATGAAGCGGGCTAGCTCTCTCAACTTCCTCAACAAGAGTGTGGAAGAGCCTGTCCAG CCTGGAGGCACAGGTTTCTCTGACAGCCGCACCCTCAGCTCCAGCTCCATGGACCTCTCCCGACGAAGCTCCCTCGTGGGCTAA